The Glycine soja cultivar W05 chromosome 8, ASM419377v2, whole genome shotgun sequence genome has a window encoding:
- the LOC114422610 gene encoding protein N-lysine methyltransferase METTL21A: MEERGNQHKHEQEEEEEIVCLDASFFVDDNYQLTKFTFGSQDIQLFCLHSASTDFDLTGQLVWPGAMLLNEYLSKNVNLLQGCTAIELGSGVGITGILCSRFCHKVVMTDHNEEVIKILKKNIELHSCPENITSISHGLVAEKLEWGNTDQINEILQKHPGGFDFILGADICFQQSSIPMLFDSVKQLLQAREDRKCKFILAYISRAKTMDSMILIEASKLQMQMKEVPGTRCTVKNLEGVIFVVTLE, encoded by the exons ATGGAAGAAAGAGGAAACCAACACAAACacgaacaagaagaagaagaagaaatcgtTTGCTTAGACGCGTCGTTCTTCGTCGATGACAA TTACCAGCTGACGAAATTCACGTTCGGTTCGCAAGACATTCAGCTCTTCTGTCTGCATTCTGCTTCCA CTGATTTTGATTTGACAGGGCAGCTGGTTTGGCCTGGAGCCATGTTGCTGAATGAGtatctttcaaaaaatgttaaCCTGCTTCAGGGTTGCACTGCCATTGAATTAGGTTCTGGTGTTG GTATTACCGGAATACTTTGCAGCAGATTCTGCCATAAAGTTGTGATGAcagatcataatgaagaagtGATCAAG ATCTTAAAGAAAAACATAGAGCTGCATTCATGTCCTGAGAATATTACTTCTATTTCTCATG GATTAGTAGCAGAGAAACTAGAATGGGGGAACACTGATCAGATAAATGAAATATTACAAAAACATCCTGGAGGTTTCGACTTCATACTTGGAGCTGATATAT GCTTTCAGCAGTCAAGCATACCTATGCTTTTTGATAGTGTTAAACAGCTCCTGCAGGCTAGGGAGGACAGAAAGTGCAAATTCATTCTAGCCTATATATCAAGAGCTAAGAC CATGGATTCAATGATTCTTATTGAAGCTTCTAAGCTACAGATGCAGATGAAAGAAGTGCCTGGAACTCGGTGCACAGTTAAGAATCTTGAAGGAGTCATCTTTGTAGTTACTCTTGAGTAG